Proteins from a single region of Enoplosus armatus isolate fEnoArm2 chromosome 6, fEnoArm2.hap1, whole genome shotgun sequence:
- the LOC139286121 gene encoding tyrosine-protein kinase CSK-like isoform X2: MTEVQTPWPQGTECVARYNFKGTSEQDLPFNKGDVMTIIVVTKDPNWYKAKNSSGREGTIPANYVQKREGVKSGGKLSLMPWFHGKITRDQAERLLNPPEPGLFLVRESTNFPGDYTLCVSCDGKVEHYRIIYHNGKLTIDDEGYFENLMQLVEHYTKDADGLCTRLLKPKLEEGTVAAQDEFSRSGWSMNRKDLKLQQVIGKGEFGDVMVGDYRGTKVAVKCIKNDATAQAFIAEASVMTQLRHVNLVQLLGVIVEENGSLYIVTEYMAKGCLVDYLRSRGRTVLGGDALLNFALDVCEAMAYLENNNFVHRDLAARNVLVSEDNMAKDTAKLPVKWTSPEALREKKFSTKSDVWSYGILLWEIYSFGRVPYPRIPLKDVVPRVEKGYKMDCPDGCPEVVYNIMKQCWNLDPAARPSFQMLKEWLQHITQGMGKKQ; encoded by the exons ATGACAGAGGTCCAG ACTCCATGGCCACAGGGCACAGAGTGTGTGGCCAGGTACAACTTCAAAGGCACATCAGAACAGGACCTGCCCTTTAACAAAGGAGATGTGATGACTATTATTGTCGTCACAAAG gatCCAAACTGGTACAAAGCTAAAAATTCTTCAGGTCGCGAGGGAACAATTCCAGCCAACTATGTTCAGAAAAGGGAAGGGGTGAAATCTGGAGGCAAGCTGAGTCTAATGCC atggtttcatggGAAGATAACGCGGGACCAGGCAGAGCGGTTGCTTAACCCTCCTGAACCAGGCCTGTTCTTGGTGCGAGAGAGCACCAACTTCCCCGGCGACTACACCCTGTGTGTGAGCTGCGACGGCAAGGTGGAGCACTACCGCATCATCTACCACAACGGCAAGCTCACTATCGATGATGAGGGGTACTTTGAGAATCTCATGCAGCTGGTTGAG CACTACACCAAAGATGCCGATGGCCTGTGCACCAGACTATTAAAGCCAAAGCTAGAGGAGGGGACGGTGGCTGCCCAGGATGAGTTTTCCAGGA GTGGCTGGTCGATGAACAGAAAAGACCTCAAGCTGCAGCAGGTTATCGGGAAAGGAGAGTTCGGAG ATGTCATGGTGGGAGACTACAGAGGGACTAAAGTAGCAGTGAAGTGCATTAAAAATGATGCTACAGCACAGGCCTTCATTGCAGAGGCTTCTGTCATGAC GCAACTACGGCACGTTAACCTGGTGCAGCTGCTTGGAGTGATTGTAGAGGAGAACGGGAGTCTGTATATAGTTACTGAGTACATGGCCAAG ggcTGTTTGGTTGACTACTTACGTTCCAGAGGCCGGACAGTACTTGGTGGAGATGCTCTCCTTAATTTTGCACT AGACGTCTGTGAAGCCATGGCGTACCTGGAAAACAATAACTTTGTCCACCGAGACTTAGCAGCCCGCAACGTTCTTGTGTCAGAAGACAACATGGCCAAA GATACTGCTAAGCTGCCTGTGAAGTGGACATCACCAGAGGCCCTCAGAGAAAAA AAATTTTCCACCAAATCAGACGTTTGGAGCTACGGTATTTTGCTATGGGAGATTTACTCGTTTGGCCGAGTGCCTTACCCAAGAATT CCATTGAAAGACGTTGTGCCTCGAGTGGAGAAGGGATACAAAATGGACTGTCCTGACGGCTGTCCTGAAGTGGTGTATAATATCATGAAACAGTGCTGGAACCTGGATCCTGCTGCTCGACCAAGCTTTCAGATGCTGAAGGAGTGGCTACAACATATCACCCAAgggatgggaaaaaaacaatga
- the LOC139286289 gene encoding early endosome antigen 1, producing MWDTNSRFTAQTSAWCGMATVSGTGFLSKVSTSTSGSTSGFRQNDPGLKKWQSLSHLAPEGATRSFPPCPGAELRAARGESSFRQAEAVQCLQDTHERLDTQLDRLRTRNSQLSYNITTAKLLDMKHKQLSEAMSTLEQKKEAAELSQFEKSRQRGELHEKVLQLEKDLLQMRSTLDRGGNDQPTERTPGSLSRSLPMSQEDFNRQEMQKVDTELYKLREALRDAEVRAKTQEEERNQALRKLQTSTETQRTLLNQIEEMNQRFNHTKQNHSEVQEQLSEANNKISQACLEKAILSTQVLKLEDDIKELKAKLTRPLDHLIQEKADLHQRVQVLELQLKKAQQSSEGREVLVIQADTEEKSKALGEVKSFKWTLVSLRQVNIKLTSELEMIQQKLKTSQSQLQEITAERVINSKQVTDLETECSQLIREKEELSKMNEGRHEELTEMKKKCCQFRKSVEVLELEKLKLQDQCLSLEAEVLQKEEKLHLQEEEYQKQDAMRVQSTEELQAVAAHWTDKWQQVALTLQSTQEELEKLKKNNSTTELQEEAVHLASEIEKLKKEGQKDKEEIENLLQHKATMETVLTRAKKESDSLLRVELDACKQELELERSRSQALLHRYKDKGKALILFVMGATIRLPEQPKQIPSESRRTNQLQQEKTLAVQKIQTLRQLHLVKDEKPSVEDRKDKSVSPVILETAQQRRMVTEQLKNLFKEREGKEVGQADNRSAAAQTEASSPQDWTPTSKVTRIAADRKSWQQGSGLMPVFEEDEESSDWPEGEEGKPAEENFRNRSQQVMTMSAEISNLKAKNVKLLQDGINLQQKRLPSLYPDGIFLAELVDICSPDEDEEEGK from the exons ATGTGGGACACCAACTCTCGCTTTACAGCCCAG ACCTCAGCATGGTGTGGTATGGCAACTGTCTCTGGGACAGGGTTTCTGTCCAAAGTCAGCACGAG CACATCTGGGAGCACCAGTGGCTTCAGACAGAATGACCCAGGTCTAAAGAAGTGGCAGTCATTGTCCCATCTGGCGCCTGAGGGTGCTACACGATCCTTTCCTCCGTGTCCAGGGGCAGAATTAAGGGCTGCCCGTGGTGAAAGTAGCTTTAGACAAGCAGAAGCGGTGCAATGCCTGCAGGATACTCACGAGCGTCTCGACACTCAGCTGGACCGGCTGAGGACCAGAAATTCACAGCTGAGCTACAACATAACTACTGCAAAACTGCTTGACATGAAACATAAG CAGCTGTCGGAAGCGATGAGCACTCTTGAGCAGAAGAAGGAGGCAGCTGAATTATCCCAGTTTGAAAAGAGCCGGCAACGTGGAGAGCTTCATGAAAA GGTCCTACAGCTGGAGAAGGACCTGTTGCAAATGAGGTCTACTTTGGACAGAGGAGGCAATGATCAACCAACCGAAAGAACTCCTGGCTCGCTTAGCAGATCATTACCAATGAGTCAAGAAGACTTTAACAGACAG GAGATGCAGAAGGTTGACACAGAGCTGTACAAGCTGAGAGAGGCTCTGAGAGATGCCGAGGTGAGGGCAaagacacaagaagaagaacgaAACCAGGCACTCCGGAAACTCCAGACTTCCACAGAG ACACAGAGAACACTGTTGAATCAAATAGAGGAGATGAACCAGAGGTTTAACCACACAAAGCAGAATCACTCTGAAGTACAAGAACAGTTGAGTGAAGCAAACAACAAGATCAGCCAAGCATGCCTG GAAAAAGCCATCTTGTCAACTCAAGTGCTAAAGCTGGAGGATGATATAAAAGAACTGAAGGCCAAACTGACAAGGCCTCTGGATCACCTGATCCAG GAGAAAGCAGATCTGCACCAGAGGGTCCAGGtcctggagctgcagctgaagaaggCCCAACAAAGTTCAGAGGGCCGTGAGGTCCTTGTCATTCAGGCTGACACTGAGGAAAAATCAAAGGCTCTTGGAGAGGTTAAAAGCTTTAAGTGGACAC TTGTGTCTTTACGCCAGGTGAATATAAAACTGACCAGTGAGCTTGAAATGATTCAGCAGAAGCTGAAAACATCACAGTCTCAGCTACAGGAGATAACAGCAGAGAGGGTCATCAACTCCAAACAGGTCACAGATCTGGAGACAGAATGCTCTCAGCTgatcagagaaaaagaggaactgagtaaaatgaatgaaggtCGACATGAGGAGCtcacagagatgaaaaaaaagtgcTGCCAGTTCAG gAAATCTGTGGAAGTTTTGGAAttagaaaaactgaaactgcagGATCAGTGCCTGAGTttggaggctgaggtccttcagaAGGAGGAGAAGCTACACCTGCAGGAAGAAGAGTATCAGAAACAGGATGCGATGAGAGTCCAAAGCACCGAGGAACTACAAGCTGTGGCTGCACATTGGACTGACAAATGGCAACAGGTGGCTTTGACTCTGCAGTCCACACAGGAGGAGCTAGAGAAACTCAAAAAGAACAACTCCACGACTGAA cTCCAAGAGGAAGCTGTACATCTGGCAAGCGAGATTGAAAAACTCAAGAAAGAGGGCCAGAAAGACAA AGAAGAAATTGAGAATCTGCTCCAGCACAAAGCTACTATGGAGACAGTGCTGACCAGAGCGAAG AAGGAATCTGACTCACTGCTAAGAGTTGAGCTTGACGCATGCAAACAAGAGCTGGAGCTGGAAAGGAGCAGGAGTCAGGCGCTGCTTCACAGATACAAAGATAAAGGCAAAGCA CTTATCCTCTTTGTTATGGGAGCCACCATCAGACTCCCAGAGCAGCCAAAACAAATCCCCTCAG agagcaggaggacGAACCAGTTGCAGCAGGAGAAAACACTGGCAGTCCAGAAGATTCAAACATTGAGGCAGCTTCACTTG GTTAAAGATGAGAAACCATCTGTTGAAGACCGGAAAGATAAAAGTGTCAGTCCAGTTATTCTAGAGACGGcccagcagaggaggatggtcACTGAGCAG TTAAAGAATCTGTTTAAGGAGCGAGAAGGAAAGGAGGTGGGACAGGCTGACAAcaggtcagcagcagctcagactgAAGCCTCCTCACCGCAAGACTGGACTCCCACATCTAAAGTTACAAGG ATTGCAGCGGACAGGAAGAGCTGGCAGCAGGGCTCAGGTTTGATGCCAGTGTTtgaagaggacgaggagagcAGTGACTGGccagaaggggaggagggaaagcCAGCAGAGGAAAACTTCCGCAACCGAAGCCAACAGGTG ATGACTATGAGTGCAGAAATCAGCAATCTGAAGgcaaaaaatgtgaaactgcTGCAAG ATGGGATTAACCTGCAGCAGAAGAGGCTACCTTCCCTCTATCCAGATGGAATATTCCTGGCTGAGCTTGTAGATATCTGTAGccctgatgaagatgaagaggagggcaAATGA
- the edc3 gene encoding enhancer of mRNA-decapping protein 3, with product MAADWLGSLVSINCGPTLGVYQGEVVSVDQSSQTISLRQPFHNGVKCPVPEVTFSAIDIKELKILDIRNGNVRNSSSGSTKVSSAPVAVPKGDPRCVEKINSPQHCSKSYGDRHLDVPGQPKGFRRRHNSWSSSSRGANQVTPKKNGVKNGQMKHRDDECFGDGMDDGLDTDFDFEGNLALFDKAAVFSEIDISERRNGARSRGTPQEQTPSRYRHDENILEAKPIVYRQITVPQPGAKEYCTDSGLVVPSISYELHKRLLSLAERYGLSLERRLEMTGVCASQMALTLLGGPNRFTPKNLHQRPTVALLCGPHVQGAQGISCGRHLANHEVEVILFLPNFVKMLDSVTSEVTLFNKTGGKQVSNIKDLPDTPVDLIINCLDCHENTFLMDQPWYRAAADWANQNRAPVLSLDPPGSGQGQAVEAKWSLSLCLPLPLAEGAGRVYLCDIGVPRQVFQEVGIKYHSPFGCKFVIPLHSA from the exons ATGGCTGCGGATTGGTTGGGTAGTTTGGTGTCAATTAACTGTGGGCCAACTCTGGGAGTCTATCAAGGAGAGGTGGTATCTGTGGACCAGTCCAGCCAAACCATCTCCTTAAGACAACCTTTCCATAATGGAGTCAAGTGCCCTGTTCCCGAGGTCACGTTCAG TGCCATTGACATAAAGGAACTGAAGATTTTAGATATCAGAAATGGCAATGTTAGGAATAGCTCTTCGGGATCTACAAAGGTAAGCAGTGCTCCAGTTGCAGTCCCAAAGGGGGACCCCAGATGTGTGGAGAAGATAAACTCTCCTCAGCACTGCTCTAAAAGCTATGGAGACCGTCATCTGGATGTACCCGGTCAGCCAAAAGGGTTTCGTCGAAGGCACAACTCCT GGTCATCTAGTAGTCGAGGGGCAAACCAAGTGACGCCGAAAAAGAACGGGGTGAAGAACGGTCAGATGAAGCACAGAGACGATGAGTGTTTTGGAGATGGCATGGACGACGGGCTCGATACAGACTTTGATTTTGAAGGAAACTTGGCTCTTTTTGACAAAGCAGCAGTTTTCTCAGAAATCGACATATCGGAGCGCCGTAACGGTGCAAGGTCACGTGGGACACCTCAAGAGCAGACGCCCTCACGGTATCGTCATGATGAAAACATCCTGGAGGCCAAACCTATTGTGTACAGACAGATTACTGTACCACAGCCTGGTGCCAAAGAGTACTGCACTG ACTCTGGGCTTGTTGTACCCAGTATATCCTATGAACTACACAAGCGTCTGTTGTCTCTCGCTGAGCGCTATGGTCTCTCACTGGAGCGAAGACTTGAGATGACTGGAGTGTGTGCCAGTCAGATGGCACTTACATTGCTGGGTGGTCCCAACAG ATTCACTCCAAAAAATTTACACCAGCGTCCCACAGTGGCTCTACTTTGTGGCCCTCACGTTCAGGGAGCTCAGGGCATCAGCTGTGGTCGTCACCTTGCCAATCACGAAGTGGAGGTCATCCTGTTTCTGCCCAATTTTGTCAAGATGCTCGACTCGGTCACCAGCGAGGTCACACTCTTCAACAAGACTGGTGGCAAACAGGTGTCAAATATCAAAG ACCTTCCAGACACCCCAGTGGACCTAATCATTAACTGCCTGGACTGCCACGAGAACACATTCCTGATGGATCAGCCTTGGTACCGAGCAGCCGCTGACTGGGCCAACCAGAACCGAGCACCAGTGCTCAGCTTAGACCCTCCTGGTAGCGGACAGGGGCAGGCAGTCGAGGCCAAGTGgtccctctctctttgcctcccCCTTCCCCTGGCTGAGGGGGCTGGCAGGGTTTACCTGTGCGACATAGGTGTCCCTCGCCAGGTGTTTCAGGAAGTGGGAATCAAGTACCATTCTCCTTTTGGCTGCAAATTTGTCATTCCCTTGCACTCTGCTTAA
- the mapda gene encoding N6-Methyl-AMP deaminase isoform X2, giving the protein MDNESDVFYRELPKVELHAHLNGSVSFQTIEKLISRKPHLNIEHDMTAIGKGQRRTLDECFQVFKVIHQLVDTEEDILMVATDVIKEFAADGVKYLELRSTPREEKNTGLTKRTYVETVIKAIQQCKNQGVDIDVRFLVAIDRRNGTEVAMETVKLAEEFMLSSDGLVVGLDLSGDPTVPSQLEESDLLLNLPPDRIGHGTFLHPEVGGSQSLVDKVVKNKVPLELCLTSNVKGQTVPCYSQHHFKYWYELGHPSVICTDDKGVFCTDLSQEYQLAASTFGLSREAVWKLSQQAIDCIFAPDTVKQQLKQKWTDVQPQVFK; this is encoded by the exons atGGATAACGAGAGTGATGTCTTTTATCGGGAGCTGCCAAAAGTG GAGCTTCACGCTCACCTCAACGGCTCTGTCAGCTTCCAAACCATCGAGAAACTCATCAGCAGAAAACCGCATCTCAACATTGAACACGACATGACGGCTATCGGCAAAGGCCAGCGGAGGACACTGGACGA GTGTTTTCAGGTCTTCAAGGTCATCCATCAACTGGTGGACACGGAGGAGGATATCCTGATG GTGGCTACAGATGTTATCAAGGAGTTTGCGGCTGATGGTGTCAAATATTTAGAGCTGAGAAGTACaccaagagaggagaaaaacacag gaTTGACGAAAAGGACATATGTGGAAACGGTCATCAAAGCCATCCAACAGTGTAAAAACCAGGGAGTGGACATTGATGTCAG GTTTCTGGTGGCGATTGATCGCAGGAATGGGACTGaagttgccatggagacggtGAAGCTGGCTGAGGAGTTCATGTTGTCCTCTGATGGTTTGGTGGTTGGACTCGACCTCAGTGGAGACCCAACG GTACCATCACAGCTGGAGGAGTCAGATTTGTTGTTGAATCTTCCTCCAGACAGGATCGGTCACGGAACTTTCTTGCATCCTGAAGTGGGTGGATCTCAAAGTCTTGTTGACAAAGTGGTGAAGAACAAGGTACCGCTGG AGCTATGTCTGACATCAAATGTCAAAGGACAAACTGTGCCATGTTACTCCCAACACCATTTCAAATACTGGTACGAGTTGGGACATCCAAGTGTGATTTGT ACTGATGATAAGGGAGTCTTCTGTACAGACTTGTCTCAGGAATATCAGCTGGCAGCTTCCACGTTTGGTCTCAGTCGTGAAGCCGTATGGAAGCTCTCCCAGCAGGCCATAGACTGTATCTTCGCACCAGACACTGTGAAACAGCAGCTCAAACAGAAGTGGACTGATGTACAGCCTCAGGTGTTCAAGTGA
- the mapda gene encoding N6-Methyl-AMP deaminase isoform X1, whose translation MDNESDVFYRELPKVELHAHLNGSVSFQTIEKLISRKPHLNIEHDMTAIGKGQRRTLDECFQVFKVIHQLVDTEEDILMVATDVIKEFAADGVKYLELRSTPREEKNTGLTKRTYVETVIKAIQQCKNQGVDIDVRFLVAIDRRNGTEVAMETVKLAEEFMLSSDGLVVGLDLSGDPTVGHGKDLLPALQRAKNCGLKLSLHLSEVPSQLEESDLLLNLPPDRIGHGTFLHPEVGGSQSLVDKVVKNKVPLELCLTSNVKGQTVPCYSQHHFKYWYELGHPSVICTDDKGVFCTDLSQEYQLAASTFGLSREAVWKLSQQAIDCIFAPDTVKQQLKQKWTDVQPQVFK comes from the exons atGGATAACGAGAGTGATGTCTTTTATCGGGAGCTGCCAAAAGTG GAGCTTCACGCTCACCTCAACGGCTCTGTCAGCTTCCAAACCATCGAGAAACTCATCAGCAGAAAACCGCATCTCAACATTGAACACGACATGACGGCTATCGGCAAAGGCCAGCGGAGGACACTGGACGA GTGTTTTCAGGTCTTCAAGGTCATCCATCAACTGGTGGACACGGAGGAGGATATCCTGATG GTGGCTACAGATGTTATCAAGGAGTTTGCGGCTGATGGTGTCAAATATTTAGAGCTGAGAAGTACaccaagagaggagaaaaacacag gaTTGACGAAAAGGACATATGTGGAAACGGTCATCAAAGCCATCCAACAGTGTAAAAACCAGGGAGTGGACATTGATGTCAG GTTTCTGGTGGCGATTGATCGCAGGAATGGGACTGaagttgccatggagacggtGAAGCTGGCTGAGGAGTTCATGTTGTCCTCTGATGGTTTGGTGGTTGGACTCGACCTCAGTGGAGACCCAACG gtTGGCCATGGCAAAGACCTACTTCCTGCTCTACAGAGGGCCAAGAACTGTGGACTGAAGTTGTCACTGCACCTCTCAGAA GTACCATCACAGCTGGAGGAGTCAGATTTGTTGTTGAATCTTCCTCCAGACAGGATCGGTCACGGAACTTTCTTGCATCCTGAAGTGGGTGGATCTCAAAGTCTTGTTGACAAAGTGGTGAAGAACAAGGTACCGCTGG AGCTATGTCTGACATCAAATGTCAAAGGACAAACTGTGCCATGTTACTCCCAACACCATTTCAAATACTGGTACGAGTTGGGACATCCAAGTGTGATTTGT ACTGATGATAAGGGAGTCTTCTGTACAGACTTGTCTCAGGAATATCAGCTGGCAGCTTCCACGTTTGGTCTCAGTCGTGAAGCCGTATGGAAGCTCTCCCAGCAGGCCATAGACTGTATCTTCGCACCAGACACTGTGAAACAGCAGCTCAAACAGAAGTGGACTGATGTACAGCCTCAGGTGTTCAAGTGA
- the syt18b gene encoding synaptotagmin-6 — MPYHDEEYPGQPLWQSVLLFCCKGMIEGIMVILFFWLLVQVLFTKQLEVHLQILLLVGLIIFCLCLVLGCILCWRNSQMCPVQDKDPVTSAPVSAEPVTFAQNPPPSAATTVSRQQFEGMDGDILEYPSTFTSPAPSDGEFTPFSNQATAASERKEQPKSYFSLRRLSTPPLTSPLYKPIDPSHASLPSFPKLGLLSKTCKALQRRCTVTGGSISYNEHSRLTSPSAVSLTMPEEPIPLAPLSYGSSASCQQPISPKPCLHFTMAFSPEQQTLEVTVLGLTGTPHRLEDVSVLGTLPPLYPCPIQASAHSSLSPETHSLVLLLKVSSVKELQRCVLRIAAYTRDPPSLRGIALGELEAQCRGRDWRAERPFHFTKELNPNKWKLKKSLISQDAPMCKGLSCPPQIFILLQYQTLAHRIKATVLRADNIDILIHTSTAAEYQVLINLHHEGVVISSRETKGGSFTVWNTSFLFDLPPGDVSQLPLMLEFIITQNQVLPEGKVLGRVRIGAEATDAGRAHWRDMCNLQVEQARWHTVQPEHL, encoded by the exons ATGCCTTACCATGATGAGGAGTACCCAGGTCAGCCTCTGTGGCAGTCTGTGCTGCTCTTCTGCTGTAAGGGCATGATTGAGGGCATCATGGTCATACTCTTCTTCTGGCTTCTGGTGCAGGTCCTTTTCACCAAACAACTAGAAG TTCACCTCCAAATTCTTCTTTTGGTTGGACTCATAatcttttgtctgtgtttggtcCTGGGATGTATTCTGTGCTGGAGGAACAGTCAAATGTGTCCGGTGCAAGACAAAGATCCTGTGACGTCAGCACCAGTTTCTGCTGAACCTGTGACCTTTGCCCAGAACCCGCCTCCCTCAGCAGCGACAACAGTGTCCAGGCAGCAATTCGAGGGGATGGATGGAGATATACTGGAGTACCCCTCCACTTTCACCAGCCCTGCCCCTTCAGACGGTGAATTTACGCCATTCTCAAATCAAGCTACAGCTGCCTCTGAGCGGAAGGAGCAGCCAAAGTCTTATTTTTCCCTGCGCCGCCTCAGCACACCACCACTTACGTCACCCCTTTATAAACCCATAGATCCCAGTCATGCTTCCCTGCCTTCATTTCCCAAACTGGGACTGTTGTCCAAAACATGTAAGGCTCTGCAGAGGCGCTGCACAGTGACTGGGGGTAGTATATCTTATAATGAACACAGCAGGCTCACCAGCCCCAGCGCTGTCTCTCTTACTATGCCTGAAGAACCGATCCCGCTGGCTCCACTGAGCTATGGCTCCAGTGCCAGCTGCCAACAGCCAATATCACCAAAACCATGCCTCCATTTCACTATGGCCTTCTCTCCAGAGCAACAAACCCTGGAAGTCACTGTCCTCGGCCTCACTGGGACGCCCCACAGACTGGAGGACGTGTCTGTGCTGGGCACCCTGCCGCCTCTGTACCCCTGTCCCATACAAGCCTCTGCCCACAGCAGCCTCAGCCCTGAGACCCACAGCCTGGTGCTGCTTTTGAAGGTGAGCTCTGTGAAGGAGCTCCAAAGGTGTGTACTGAGAATAGCCGCATACACACGGGACCCTCCCAGCCTGAGAGGCATCGCACTGGGCGAACTGGAGGCCCAATGTAGAGGAAGAGACTGGAGAGCAGAGCGTCCATTTCACTTCACGAAAGAACTTAACCCAAACAAGTGGAAGCTAAAAAAG AGTCTGATCTCACAGGACGCACCGATGTGTAAGGGGCTTAGCTGTCCTCCACAGATCTTCATTTTGCTTCAGTATCAGACTCTGGCCCACCGCATCAAAGCCACGGTCCTCAGAGCAGATAACATAGACATCCTCATTCACACGTCAACAGCAGCAG aaTACCAGGTGCTGATCAATCTGCATCATGAGGGAGTTGTGATCAGTAGCAGAGAAACTAAAGGAGGGTCCTTCACTGTGTGGAATACTTCTTTCCTGTTTGACCTGCCTCCAGGAGACGTCAGTCAGCTGCCTCTCATGCTCGAGTTCATAATCACGCAG AATCAGGTCCTTCCAGAGGGTAAAGTTCTTGGTCGAGTCCGAATCGGCGCAGAGGCCACAGATGCAGGACGTGCTCACTGGAGGGACATGTGCAACCTGCAGGTGGAGCAAGCACGCTGGCACACTGTACAACCAGAGCATCTATAG
- the LOC139286121 gene encoding tyrosine-protein kinase CSK-like isoform X1, translated as MTEVQTPWPQGTECVARYNFKGTSEQDLPFNKGDVMTIIVVTKDPNWYKAKNSSGREGTIPANYVQKREGVKSGGKLSLMPWFHGKITRDQAERLLNPPEPGLFLVRESTNFPGDYTLCVSCDGKVEHYRIIYHNGKLTIDDEGYFENLMQLVEHYTKDADGLCTRLLKPKLEEGTVAAQDEFSRSGWSMNRKDLKLQQVIGKGEFGDVMVGDYRGTKVAVKCIKNDATAQAFIAEASVMTQLRHVNLVQLLGVIVEENGSLYIVTEYMAKGCLVDYLRSRGRTVLGGDALLNFALDVCEAMAYLENNNFVHRDLAARNVLVSEDNMAKVSDFGLTKEASSTQDTAKLPVKWTSPEALREKKFSTKSDVWSYGILLWEIYSFGRVPYPRIPLKDVVPRVEKGYKMDCPDGCPEVVYNIMKQCWNLDPAARPSFQMLKEWLQHITQGMGKKQ; from the exons ATGACAGAGGTCCAG ACTCCATGGCCACAGGGCACAGAGTGTGTGGCCAGGTACAACTTCAAAGGCACATCAGAACAGGACCTGCCCTTTAACAAAGGAGATGTGATGACTATTATTGTCGTCACAAAG gatCCAAACTGGTACAAAGCTAAAAATTCTTCAGGTCGCGAGGGAACAATTCCAGCCAACTATGTTCAGAAAAGGGAAGGGGTGAAATCTGGAGGCAAGCTGAGTCTAATGCC atggtttcatggGAAGATAACGCGGGACCAGGCAGAGCGGTTGCTTAACCCTCCTGAACCAGGCCTGTTCTTGGTGCGAGAGAGCACCAACTTCCCCGGCGACTACACCCTGTGTGTGAGCTGCGACGGCAAGGTGGAGCACTACCGCATCATCTACCACAACGGCAAGCTCACTATCGATGATGAGGGGTACTTTGAGAATCTCATGCAGCTGGTTGAG CACTACACCAAAGATGCCGATGGCCTGTGCACCAGACTATTAAAGCCAAAGCTAGAGGAGGGGACGGTGGCTGCCCAGGATGAGTTTTCCAGGA GTGGCTGGTCGATGAACAGAAAAGACCTCAAGCTGCAGCAGGTTATCGGGAAAGGAGAGTTCGGAG ATGTCATGGTGGGAGACTACAGAGGGACTAAAGTAGCAGTGAAGTGCATTAAAAATGATGCTACAGCACAGGCCTTCATTGCAGAGGCTTCTGTCATGAC GCAACTACGGCACGTTAACCTGGTGCAGCTGCTTGGAGTGATTGTAGAGGAGAACGGGAGTCTGTATATAGTTACTGAGTACATGGCCAAG ggcTGTTTGGTTGACTACTTACGTTCCAGAGGCCGGACAGTACTTGGTGGAGATGCTCTCCTTAATTTTGCACT AGACGTCTGTGAAGCCATGGCGTACCTGGAAAACAATAACTTTGTCCACCGAGACTTAGCAGCCCGCAACGTTCTTGTGTCAGAAGACAACATGGCCAAAGTCAGTGACTTCGGTCTGACCAAGGAGGCCTCTTCCACTCAGGATACTGCTAAGCTGCCTGTGAAGTGGACATCACCAGAGGCCCTCAGAGAAAAA AAATTTTCCACCAAATCAGACGTTTGGAGCTACGGTATTTTGCTATGGGAGATTTACTCGTTTGGCCGAGTGCCTTACCCAAGAATT CCATTGAAAGACGTTGTGCCTCGAGTGGAGAAGGGATACAAAATGGACTGTCCTGACGGCTGTCCTGAAGTGGTGTATAATATCATGAAACAGTGCTGGAACCTGGATCCTGCTGCTCGACCAAGCTTTCAGATGCTGAAGGAGTGGCTACAACATATCACCCAAgggatgggaaaaaaacaatga